The following are from one region of the Tenacibaculum dicentrarchi genome:
- a CDS encoding MATE family efflux transporter translates to MQQDISFKRINKLAFPALIAGVAEPLLSTTDLAIVGNINHNATESIAAIGIVGAFLSMLIWVFGQARSSISSIISQYIGADKLSEVKNLPAQAIAIILVTSLVILGVTYPFAKEIFQFYNASDAILDYSIEYYKIRVFGFPFTLFVIAIFGTFRGLQNTLYPMIIAIIGTVVNILLDVVFVYGIEGYIPAMNISGAGYASVIAQIVMALVSVYLLLTKTEISLKFELPFNKEIPKFINMMLNLFVRTIALNLALYFATSYAVSYGKEYIAAYTIGFNIWLMGAFMIDGYSSAGNILSGKLLGAKAYQSLLKLGNNLLLYGFVFGVFLAIIGFVFYDFIGRIFTQEQAVLEHFYNTFWIILIMQPICAIAFIYDGMFKGMGKMKYLRNLLLISTAVIFIPILLFFDFLDYKLHAIWIAFYAWIIARALPLILKFRNTFLSHSQNE, encoded by the coding sequence ATGCAACAAGACATTAGTTTTAAAAGGATAAATAAATTGGCTTTTCCTGCTTTAATTGCAGGAGTTGCCGAACCTTTATTATCAACTACCGATTTGGCTATTGTAGGAAATATCAATCATAATGCAACTGAAAGTATTGCCGCTATTGGAATTGTAGGTGCTTTTTTATCGATGTTAATTTGGGTTTTTGGGCAAGCACGTAGTAGTATTTCGTCAATTATTTCACAATATATTGGTGCTGATAAATTATCCGAAGTAAAAAATTTACCTGCTCAAGCTATCGCTATTATTTTAGTAACAAGTTTGGTTATTTTAGGTGTTACGTATCCGTTTGCTAAAGAAATATTTCAGTTTTATAATGCTTCTGATGCTATTTTAGATTATTCGATTGAATATTATAAAATACGTGTTTTTGGCTTTCCGTTTACATTATTTGTAATTGCTATTTTTGGAACATTTAGAGGTTTGCAAAACACGTTGTACCCGATGATAATTGCCATAATTGGTACAGTTGTAAATATTCTACTAGATGTTGTTTTTGTGTACGGAATTGAAGGGTATATTCCTGCAATGAACATTTCAGGTGCTGGGTATGCAAGTGTAATTGCACAAATAGTTATGGCGCTTGTTTCCGTGTATTTACTGTTAACTAAAACAGAAATATCTTTAAAATTTGAGCTTCCTTTTAATAAAGAAATTCCGAAGTTTATCAATATGATGTTAAACTTATTTGTGCGAACTATTGCTTTAAATCTAGCTTTATATTTTGCTACTTCTTATGCCGTTTCTTATGGAAAAGAATACATTGCAGCCTACACCATCGGTTTTAATATATGGCTAATGGGTGCTTTTATGATTGATGGATATTCATCTGCAGGAAATATTTTATCAGGAAAATTATTAGGAGCAAAAGCTTATCAATCATTACTTAAATTAGGGAATAATTTGCTTCTTTATGGATTTGTCTTTGGTGTTTTTTTAGCAATTATTGGGTTTGTTTTTTATGATTTTATAGGAAGAATTTTTACACAAGAACAAGCCGTATTAGAACATTTTTATAATACTTTTTGGATTATTTTAATAATGCAACCTATTTGTGCTATCGCTTTTATTTATGATGGAATGTTTAAAGGAATGGGGAAAATGAAGTATCTACGAAATTTATTATTGATATCAACAGCGGTTATTTTTATACCTATTTTATTATTTTTTGATTTTTTAGATTATAAATTACACGCTATTTGGATTGCTTTTTATGCATGGATAATTGCACGTGCACTTCCTTTAATTCTTAAA
- the mutS gene encoding DNA mismatch repair protein MutS, with amino-acid sequence MAKTKAKKVTPLMQQYNGIKAKYPDAMLLFRVGDFYETFGEDAVKASNVLGIILTKRGAGSESETALAGFPHHSLNTYLPKLVKSGLRVAICDQLEDPKMTKKIVKRGVTELVTPGVALNDEVLQSKSNNFLAAVHFNKKIIGVSFLDVSTGEFLIAQGNQEYIDKLLQNFSPSEVLVEKKHKQQFLEFFTNRFHTFYLDDWVFQKEYGNELLTNHFKVNNLKGFGVEDLKQGIVAGGVAMYYLSETQHNKIEHIQSISRIAEDNYVWMDRFTVKNLELYGGNSLNSVSLLNVIDKTISPMGGRLLKRWLALPLKDLAQIKERHELVAFLIDNETFFETVTYQLKQISDIERLISKVATGKVSPREVILLKNSLKAILPIKTSAEKSTNKTVKQIGKKLHDCEILIAKIIETVLEDAPVNINKGNAIASGVSDELDELRNISNSGKEYLDMMLARETERTGITSLKIAFNNVFGYYIEVRNKFKDQVPEEWIRKQTLVNAERYITEELKEYETKILGAEEKIQQIETELFAKLVQFIIGFVKPIQENAQNIAKIDVLLSFSKLAMDNNYVRPEMDNTTDIDIKNGRHPVIEKQLPLGEEYIANDVVLNRDNQQIIMITGPNMSGKSAILRQTALIVLLAQMGSYIPAQSARIGMVDKIFTRVGASDNISMGESTFMVEMNETASILNNISERSLVLLDEIGRGTSTYDGISIAWAIAEYLHEHPSKGKTLFATHYHELNEMTSSFKRIKNFNVSVKELKDSIIFLRKLVEGGSNHSFGIHVAKLAGMPAMVINRAQKILKQLEENNAQKEVKEVLKETQKEDMQMSFFQLDDPLLENVRDEILATNIDTLTPIEALMKLNEIKRMLIKK; translated from the coding sequence TTGGCAAAAACAAAGGCAAAAAAGGTAACTCCATTAATGCAACAGTACAACGGAATTAAAGCCAAATATCCTGATGCAATGTTACTTTTTAGAGTAGGTGATTTTTACGAAACCTTTGGTGAAGATGCCGTAAAAGCATCTAATGTTTTAGGTATTATTTTAACTAAAAGAGGTGCAGGAAGTGAAAGTGAAACTGCTTTAGCTGGTTTTCCGCATCATTCATTAAATACGTATTTACCTAAATTAGTAAAATCGGGTTTACGAGTTGCTATTTGCGACCAGTTAGAAGACCCTAAAATGACAAAAAAAATAGTAAAACGTGGTGTTACAGAATTGGTAACTCCAGGTGTGGCTTTAAATGATGAAGTTTTACAATCAAAATCTAATAATTTTTTAGCTGCTGTACATTTTAATAAAAAAATAATAGGAGTTTCTTTTTTAGATGTTTCTACAGGTGAGTTTTTAATAGCTCAAGGAAATCAAGAATATATTGATAAACTTTTACAAAACTTTTCGCCAAGTGAAGTTTTAGTTGAAAAAAAGCATAAACAGCAATTTCTAGAATTTTTTACAAATCGTTTTCATACTTTTTATTTAGATGATTGGGTTTTTCAAAAAGAATATGGAAATGAATTATTAACAAATCATTTTAAAGTTAATAATTTAAAAGGATTTGGTGTTGAAGATTTAAAACAAGGTATTGTAGCTGGTGGTGTGGCTATGTATTATTTATCAGAAACACAACATAATAAAATAGAACATATTCAATCTATCAGCAGAATTGCGGAAGATAATTATGTTTGGATGGATAGGTTTACCGTTAAAAATTTAGAATTATACGGTGGAAACTCGTTAAATTCAGTATCATTATTAAATGTTATTGATAAAACAATTTCGCCTATGGGCGGAAGATTATTAAAACGTTGGTTGGCTTTACCTTTAAAAGATTTAGCTCAAATAAAAGAACGTCATGAGTTGGTTGCTTTTTTAATTGATAACGAAACTTTTTTCGAAACAGTAACCTATCAATTAAAACAAATTTCTGATATAGAGCGATTAATATCAAAAGTTGCCACAGGAAAAGTATCGCCTAGAGAAGTTATTTTATTGAAAAACTCCTTAAAAGCTATTCTTCCGATAAAAACATCCGCAGAAAAAAGTACGAATAAAACAGTTAAACAAATAGGAAAAAAATTACACGATTGTGAAATTTTAATTGCTAAAATTATTGAAACTGTTTTAGAAGATGCGCCTGTAAACATCAATAAAGGAAATGCTATTGCAAGTGGTGTTTCTGATGAATTAGATGAACTTCGTAATATTTCTAATTCTGGAAAAGAATATTTAGATATGATGTTGGCTCGTGAAACAGAAAGAACAGGAATTACAAGTTTAAAAATAGCTTTTAATAACGTTTTTGGATATTATATTGAAGTTAGAAATAAATTTAAAGACCAAGTTCCTGAAGAATGGATTCGTAAGCAAACTCTTGTAAATGCAGAACGATATATTACTGAAGAACTAAAGGAATACGAAACAAAAATTTTAGGAGCAGAAGAAAAAATTCAACAAATAGAAACTGAACTTTTTGCAAAATTGGTTCAATTTATTATTGGTTTTGTTAAGCCGATACAAGAAAATGCTCAAAATATTGCCAAAATAGATGTGTTATTATCATTTTCCAAATTGGCGATGGATAATAATTATGTACGTCCAGAAATGGATAATACTACGGATATTGATATTAAAAATGGGCGTCATCCTGTAATAGAAAAACAACTTCCACTTGGCGAAGAATATATTGCAAATGATGTTGTTTTAAATAGAGATAATCAACAAATAATTATGATTACTGGACCAAATATGTCGGGTAAATCGGCAATATTACGTCAAACGGCTTTAATCGTTTTATTAGCTCAAATGGGAAGTTATATTCCTGCACAAAGTGCCAGAATTGGTATGGTAGATAAAATTTTTACCAGAGTAGGGGCAAGCGATAATATTTCGATGGGAGAATCTACTTTTATGGTAGAAATGAATGAAACAGCATCAATTTTAAATAATATATCAGAACGTAGTTTGGTGTTATTAGATGAAATTGGGCGTGGAACTTCTACTTATGATGGAATTTCAATTGCTTGGGCTATTGCCGAATATTTACACGAACATCCATCGAAAGGAAAAACATTATTTGCTACGCATTATCATGAATTAAATGAAATGACAAGCAGTTTTAAGCGTATTAAAAACTTTAATGTATCGGTAAAAGAATTAAAAGATAGTATTATTTTTTTACGAAAATTAGTGGAAGGTGGAAGTAATCATAGTTTTGGAATTCATGTAGCAAAATTAGCAGGAATGCCTGCTATGGTAATTAATAGAGCTCAGAAAATTTTAAAACAATTAGAAGAAAATAACGCTCAAAAAGAAGTTAAAGAGGTTTTAAAAGAAACACAGAAAGAAGATATGCAAATGAGCTTTTTTCAATTAGATGACCCTTTATTAGAGAATGTTAGAGATGAAATTTTAGCCACAAATATTGATACACTTACGCCAATTGAAGCTTTAATGAAGTTGAACGAAATTAAGCGAATGCTTATTAAAAAATAA
- a CDS encoding RNA methyltransferase translates to MRKLKNSELGRITVDQFKETKKTPIIVILDNIRSLNNVGSVFRTSDAFLIEKIYLCGITAIPPNKEIHKTALGATESVAWEHVENTIELVEKLKKDNVTVLSIEQAENSTMLNEFIPKANQKYAVVMGNEVKGVQQEVVSASDFCIEIPQLGTKHSLNISVTTGIVIWDLFSKMS, encoded by the coding sequence ATGAGAAAACTAAAAAATAGTGAGTTAGGTAGAATTACAGTTGACCAATTTAAAGAAACTAAAAAAACACCTATTATTGTAATCTTAGATAACATCAGAAGTTTAAATAATGTTGGTTCGGTTTTTAGAACTTCGGATGCTTTTTTAATTGAAAAAATATATTTGTGCGGAATTACTGCAATTCCTCCTAATAAAGAAATTCATAAAACTGCTTTAGGTGCTACCGAATCTGTTGCTTGGGAACATGTTGAAAATACTATTGAGTTAGTTGAGAAACTAAAAAAAGATAATGTTACTGTTTTATCTATCGAACAGGCTGAAAATAGCACGATGTTAAATGAGTTTATTCCAAAAGCAAATCAAAAATATGCGGTTGTTATGGGAAATGAAGTAAAAGGTGTGCAACAAGAAGTTGTTTCTGCTTCGGATTTTTGTATTGAAATTCCGCAATTAGGAACAAAACATTCTTTAAATATATCAGTTACAACAGGTATTGTAATTTGGGATTTATTTAGTAAGATGTCATAG